In uncultured Bacteroides sp., one genomic interval encodes:
- a CDS encoding phosphatase PAP2 family protein: MKLILLFLIAVFTGFDCYAQNWDINTLKKINGIDNEFVTGYSKVISNTEPFIAVGVPLLLGSYALLDKDHDLLSDAVYIGTSVAEVIVVTSGLKYAVDRERPFERYPDLIEKRESVSSSSFPSAHTATAFSLVTSLSIRYPKWYVIAPGYLWACSVGFSRMNRGVHYPSDVLAGAAIGSGCAVVNVYVNKWLNELLFAKNQTRLVSY; encoded by the coding sequence ATGAAACTAATTCTCTTGTTCCTGATTGCTGTTTTTACTGGCTTTGATTGCTATGCACAAAACTGGGATATAAATACTTTGAAGAAGATTAATGGAATTGATAATGAATTTGTAACAGGTTACAGTAAGGTAATTTCAAATACAGAGCCTTTTATTGCTGTTGGAGTACCTCTACTTCTAGGTAGTTATGCTTTACTGGATAAAGATCATGATTTGTTGAGTGATGCAGTTTATATTGGCACGAGTGTTGCCGAAGTTATTGTAGTTACTTCCGGATTGAAGTATGCTGTTGATCGTGAACGTCCTTTTGAACGTTATCCTGATTTAATTGAAAAGAGAGAATCTGTTTCAAGTTCTTCTTTTCCTTCTGCTCATACAGCAACTGCTTTTTCTTTAGTTACATCTTTAAGCATTAGATATCCTAAATGGTATGTTATTGCTCCAGGTTATTTATGGGCATGCTCTGTTGGATTTTCAAGAATGAACCGGGGAGTTCATTATCCTTCTGATGTTTTAGCTGGTGCTGCTATAGGTTCTGGCTGTGCAGTGGTAAATGTATATGTTAACAAATGGCTTAATGAACTGCTATTTGCAAAAAATCAGACTCGTCTTGTTAGTTATTAA
- the dprA gene encoding DNA-processing protein DprA translates to MTDQEIIASIALTQIPGVGSVGARNLINAVGSAEKIFSHRTELTQIVPGINPCVMEMLNSPQPLLRAEAEFSFAQKNKINCITISDEAYPSRLRECPDAPIVLFFKGNKDMNALRVINMVGTRNATDYGQRICRDFLADLKALCPDVLVVSGLAYGIDIHAHRGALNNGLSTIGVLAHGLDRIYPSVHRKTAIDMLENGGLLTEFLSETNPDRQNFVKRNRIVAGMSDATIVVESAVKGGALITADIAQSYHRDCFAFPGRIADEFSIGCNNLIKDNKAALILSAEDFVKAMCWDADSKAVPVAVQRQLFVDLTEDEQIVVDILQENGDSQINSLVVEADMPVNKMNAILFELEMKGVIRVLAGGMYQLL, encoded by the coding sequence ATGACGGATCAGGAAATAATTGCCAGCATTGCGCTGACACAGATTCCGGGAGTGGGATCTGTTGGTGCCCGGAATTTAATAAATGCTGTAGGTAGTGCTGAGAAAATATTTTCTCACCGTACAGAACTTACTCAAATAGTACCAGGAATTAATCCATGCGTGATGGAGATGCTTAATTCTCCTCAGCCTCTTTTACGTGCTGAGGCTGAATTTTCATTCGCACAGAAAAATAAAATTAACTGTATTACCATAAGCGATGAGGCTTATCCTTCCAGGTTGAGGGAATGTCCTGATGCTCCTATTGTGTTGTTCTTTAAAGGAAACAAGGATATGAATGCATTGCGGGTGATTAATATGGTAGGTACTCGTAATGCTACCGATTACGGACAACGTATTTGTCGGGATTTTCTGGCAGATCTTAAAGCTCTTTGTCCGGATGTACTTGTAGTTAGCGGTCTTGCTTACGGAATTGATATACATGCTCATCGGGGTGCTTTAAATAATGGTCTTTCAACTATTGGTGTATTAGCTCATGGGTTGGATCGTATCTATCCGTCTGTTCATCGAAAAACTGCTATCGATATGCTCGAAAATGGTGGCTTGCTCACTGAATTTCTATCGGAGACTAACCCTGATCGCCAGAATTTTGTAAAGCGAAACCGGATTGTTGCGGGTATGAGTGATGCAACTATTGTGGTTGAATCGGCTGTAAAGGGCGGAGCACTTATTACTGCAGACATTGCTCAAAGTTATCACCGCGATTGCTTTGCTTTTCCTGGCCGTATTGCCGATGAATTTTCTATTGGCTGCAACAATCTGATAAAGGATAATAAGGCTGCATTAATTCTTTCTGCAGAAGATTTTGTAAAAGCAATGTGCTGGGATGCGGATTCAAAGGCTGTTCCGGTGGCTGTACAGCGTCAGCTTTTCGTTGATCTTACTGAAGATGAGCAGATCGTTGTGGATATTCTTCAGGAAAATGGAGATTCTCAGATTAATTCACTGGTTGTTGAAGCAGATATGCCTGTGAATAAAATGAATGCGATCTTGTTTGAACTGGAAATGAAAGGAGTAATCAGAGTGCTAGCAGGAGGGATGTATCAGTTACTTTAG
- a CDS encoding fumarate reductase/succinate dehydrogenase flavoprotein subunit: MTKIDSRIPEGPLAEKWSNYKAHQKLVNPANKRRLDIIVVGTGLAGASAAASLGELGFKVFNFCIQDSPRRAHSIAAQGGINAAKNYQNDGDSVYRLYYDTIKGGDYRARESNVYRLAEVSNEIIDQCVAQGVPFAREYGGTLDNRSFGGAQVSRTFYAKGQTGQQLLLGAYSALSRQVNKGTVKLFTRYEMLDVVLIEGRARGIIARNLVTGKIERFSAHAVVIGTGGYGNTYFLSTNAMASNGSAAIQCYKKGAYFANPCYVQIHPTCIPVHGDVQSKLTLMSESLRNDGRIWVPKNLEDAKALQAGKIKGSDIPEADRDYYLERRYPAFGNLVPRDVASRAAKERCDKGFGVNNTGLAVFLDFSEAINRLGEDVVRARYGNLFDMYEEITNENPYKTPMMIFPAIHYTMGGIWVDYELMTSIPGLYAIGEANFSDHGANRLGASALMQGLADGYFVLPYTIQNYLSDQIQVPRFSTDLPEFVEAEKAIADKINKIKNINGKHSVDSIHKKLGHVMWEFVGMGRTKESLETAIAKLKEVKKDFWTNVRIPGDVNDQNIELEKALRLSDFIETGLLMAYDGLNREESCGGHFREEHQTPEGEAKRDDDKFSYVACWKYTGEDSKPELIKEDLNYEFTKVQTRNYKA, from the coding sequence ATGACTAAGATAGATTCAAGAATTCCTGAAGGCCCATTGGCTGAGAAATGGAGTAACTATAAAGCTCATCAGAAACTCGTAAACCCTGCTAACAAACGTCGTTTAGATATAATCGTAGTTGGTACAGGTCTTGCCGGAGCATCAGCTGCCGCTTCTCTAGGTGAACTAGGTTTCAAAGTATTTAACTTCTGCATTCAAGACTCTCCACGCCGTGCTCACTCTATTGCTGCACAAGGTGGTATCAATGCTGCAAAGAATTACCAGAATGACGGTGACTCTGTTTACCGTTTATATTATGATACAATCAAAGGTGGAGACTACCGCGCACGCGAATCAAACGTTTACCGTTTGGCTGAAGTTTCCAACGAAATTATTGACCAATGCGTAGCTCAAGGTGTTCCTTTCGCTCGTGAATACGGTGGTACACTTGATAACCGTTCTTTCGGTGGTGCACAGGTTTCACGTACATTCTATGCTAAAGGCCAAACAGGACAACAGTTATTACTTGGTGCTTACTCTGCATTGAGCCGTCAGGTTAACAAAGGAACAGTAAAATTATTCACTCGTTACGAAATGCTCGACGTTGTACTTATCGAAGGTCGCGCACGTGGTATCATTGCCCGCAACCTTGTTACAGGTAAAATTGAACGTTTCTCAGCTCATGCTGTAGTTATTGGTACCGGTGGTTACGGAAATACATACTTCCTTTCTACAAATGCAATGGCTTCTAACGGTTCAGCTGCAATCCAATGCTACAAGAAAGGTGCTTATTTCGCAAATCCATGTTATGTACAGATTCACCCAACTTGTATTCCAGTACACGGAGATGTTCAGTCTAAACTGACTTTGATGTCTGAATCACTTCGTAACGACGGACGTATTTGGGTACCAAAGAATTTGGAAGATGCAAAAGCACTTCAGGCTGGAAAGATCAAAGGATCTGATATTCCTGAAGCTGACCGCGATTACTATCTAGAACGTCGTTACCCTGCATTTGGTAACCTTGTACCTCGTGACGTTGCATCTCGTGCAGCTAAAGAACGTTGCGACAAAGGTTTCGGAGTTAACAATACAGGTTTGGCTGTATTCCTTGATTTCTCAGAAGCAATCAACCGTCTTGGTGAAGACGTAGTTAGAGCTCGCTACGGTAACTTGTTTGACATGTACGAAGAAATCACAAACGAAAATCCATATAAGACTCCAATGATGATTTTCCCTGCTATCCACTACACTATGGGTGGTATCTGGGTTGATTATGAGTTAATGACTTCTATCCCTGGATTATATGCTATCGGTGAAGCTAACTTCTCAGACCACGGAGCTAACCGTTTAGGTGCTTCTGCTTTAATGCAAGGTTTGGCTGACGGATACTTCGTATTACCATATACAATTCAGAACTATTTATCTGATCAGATTCAGGTTCCACGTTTCTCTACAGACCTTCCTGAATTCGTAGAAGCAGAAAAAGCTATTGCTGACAAGATCAATAAGATCAAAAACATCAATGGTAAGCACTCTGTTGATTCAATTCACAAGAAACTTGGTCACGTGATGTGGGAATTCGTTGGAATGGGACGTACTAAAGAATCTTTGGAAACAGCTATTGCTAAGCTTAAAGAAGTTAAGAAAGACTTCTGGACAAATGTTCGCATTCCTGGAGATGTAAACGATCAGAATATCGAGCTGGAAAAAGCTCTTCGTTTATCAGACTTTATAGAAACTGGTCTATTGATGGCTTATGACGGTTTGAACCGTGAAGAATCTTGCGGTGGACACTTCCGTGAAGAACATCAGACACCAGAAGGTGAAGCTAAACGTGATGATGATAAATTCTCATACGTAGCTTGCTGGAAGTACACAGGTGAAGACTCTAAACCAGAGTTAATTAAGGAAGATTTGAACTATGAATTTACTAAGGTTCAAACACGTAATTACAAAGCTTAA
- a CDS encoding succinate dehydrogenase/fumarate reductase iron-sulfur subunit has product MEKIINFTLKVWRQKSPKAKGAFESFQMENISGDTSLLEMLDILNEKLINEGKEPVVFDHDCREGICGMCSLYINGHPHGPATGATTCQIYMRRFDDGDTITVEPWRSAGFPVIRDLMVDRNAFDKIMQAGGYVSVNTGGTPDANAIAIPKPIADEAMDSASCIGCGACVAACKNGSAMLFVSAKVSQLSLLPQGKVEAGRRAKAMLSKMDELGFGNCTNTKACEAECPKSISISNIARLNRDFIAAKLKD; this is encoded by the coding sequence ATGGAAAAAATTATAAATTTCACGCTAAAGGTTTGGCGTCAGAAAAGTCCAAAAGCAAAAGGTGCTTTTGAATCATTTCAAATGGAAAACATTTCAGGCGATACCTCATTACTTGAAATGCTTGATATCTTAAATGAGAAACTTATCAACGAAGGTAAAGAACCGGTAGTATTTGATCACGACTGCCGTGAAGGTATCTGCGGAATGTGTTCACTTTATATTAACGGACACCCACACGGACCTGCAACAGGAGCTACAACTTGCCAGATTTACATGCGTCGTTTCGATGATGGAGATACTATCACTGTTGAACCTTGGCGTTCTGCTGGTTTCCCTGTTATCCGTGACTTAATGGTAGATCGTAACGCATTTGATAAGATTATGCAAGCTGGTGGTTACGTATCAGTAAATACTGGTGGTACTCCAGATGCTAACGCAATTGCTATTCCAAAACCAATAGCTGACGAAGCAATGGATTCAGCTTCTTGTATTGGTTGCGGTGCTTGTGTTGCTGCTTGTAAGAACGGTTCAGCTATGTTGTTCGTATCTGCAAAAGTAAGCCAGTTATCTCTTCTTCCTCAGGGAAAAGTTGAAGCCGGTCGTCGTGCTAAAGCTATGCTTTCTAAGATGGATGAACTTGGTTTTGGTAACTGTACTAACACAAAAGCTTGTGAAGCTGAATGTCCAAAGTCTATCTCAATCAGCAACATTGCAAGATTGAACCGCGACTTTATTGCAGCTAAACTGAAAGATTAA
- the dusB gene encoding tRNA dihydrouridine synthase DusB, translating into MKIGSIDLGERPIFLAPMEDVTDIAFRLLCKQFGADMVYTEFISSDALVRFVNKTTQKLTICDEERPVAMQIYGREVEPMVEAAKIVEAAKPDILDINFGCPVKKVAGKGAGAGMLQNIPKMLEITKAVVDAVNIPVTVKTRLGWDTNSKVIVELAEQLQDCGIAALTIHGRTRSQMYTGEADWTLIGEVKNNPRMHIPIIGNGDITTPQQVKEYFDRYGVDAIMVGRATFGRPWIFKEIKHYLETGEELPPLSFEWKMNVLREQTKQSIERLDERRGIIHVRRHLAASPLFKGIPNFRDTRIAMLRADTQEALFELFDKIVQEHA; encoded by the coding sequence ATGAAAATTGGCTCTATAGATTTAGGGGAACGCCCCATATTCCTTGCTCCCATGGAGGATGTTACAGATATTGCTTTCCGACTGCTGTGCAAGCAATTCGGGGCAGACATGGTATATACAGAGTTTATCTCTAGCGATGCACTGGTACGTTTTGTGAATAAAACCACCCAGAAGCTCACCATTTGTGATGAAGAGCGCCCGGTTGCCATGCAAATTTACGGACGGGAAGTAGAACCGATGGTTGAAGCAGCTAAGATTGTCGAGGCAGCAAAGCCCGATATTCTGGATATTAACTTTGGTTGTCCGGTGAAAAAGGTAGCAGGTAAAGGTGCCGGAGCAGGTATGCTTCAGAACATTCCTAAAATGCTTGAGATAACTAAAGCAGTGGTCGATGCGGTTAATATTCCTGTTACAGTTAAAACTCGTCTTGGCTGGGATACCAACAGCAAGGTAATTGTAGAACTTGCCGAGCAATTACAAGATTGCGGTATTGCTGCTCTTACCATTCACGGCAGAACAAGAAGTCAGATGTATACAGGTGAAGCCGACTGGACTCTCATTGGTGAAGTGAAGAATAACCCTCGCATGCATATTCCAATTATTGGTAACGGAGACATCACAACTCCTCAACAAGTAAAGGAATATTTTGACCGTTATGGTGTAGACGCTATTATGGTTGGTCGCGCAACCTTTGGCCGTCCGTGGATATTCAAAGAGATAAAGCATTATCTAGAAACCGGAGAGGAACTTCCTCCTTTATCTTTTGAGTGGAAGATGAATGTTCTGCGTGAACAAACTAAGCAAAGCATTGAAAGACTTGATGAACGTAGGGGAATTATCCATGTGCGCAGGCATCTGGCAGCATCTCCATTATTCAAAGGCATTCCAAACTTCAGGGATACGCGTATTGCAATGCTCAGAGCAGATACACAGGAAGCTCTTTTTGAATTATTTGATAAGATAGTTCAGGAACATGCATAA
- a CDS encoding succinate dehydrogenase/fumarate reductase cytochrome b subunit, protein MWLTNSSVGRKVVMSVSGLFLVLFLTFHMSMNLVAVFSEDAYNMVCEFLGANWYAIAGTLVLAAGFVVHIVYAFWLTMQNRKARGNESYAVFEKPKNVEWASQNMLVLGIIVALFFVLHLAQFWFKMQFVELSGLESINPTPQDGAALISQTFANPLFAVLYLVWFVAIWFHLTHGFWSALQTLGWSNKIWFERWKCISNIFSTVIFLGFALVVVVFYVKYGLLG, encoded by the coding sequence ATGTGGTTAACTAATTCATCTGTAGGAAGGAAAGTAGTCATGAGCGTATCAGGACTATTCCTTGTCCTTTTTCTAACATTTCACATGTCGATGAATCTTGTGGCGGTTTTCTCTGAAGACGCTTACAACATGGTATGTGAGTTTTTGGGAGCAAATTGGTATGCTATTGCTGGGACACTGGTTTTAGCTGCTGGTTTTGTTGTACACATCGTTTATGCTTTCTGGTTAACAATGCAAAATCGCAAAGCACGTGGTAATGAGAGTTACGCGGTATTTGAAAAGCCTAAAAATGTAGAATGGGCTTCTCAAAACATGTTAGTTTTGGGTATTATTGTTGCTCTTTTCTTTGTTCTACACCTTGCACAGTTTTGGTTTAAAATGCAGTTTGTAGAACTTAGCGGCCTTGAAAGTATCAACCCTACTCCACAAGACGGTGCTGCTTTAATTAGTCAAACATTTGCTAATCCTTTGTTTGCTGTACTTTACCTTGTATGGTTTGTTGCTATTTGGTTCCATCTTACTCACGGTTTCTGGAGTGCACTTCAAACTTTAGGTTGGAGCAATAAGATCTGGTTCGAACGTTGGAAATGTATTTCAAACATTTTTTCAACTGTAATCTTCTTAGGCTTTGCCTTAGTAGTAGTAGTTTTCTACGTAAAATACGGATTACTTGGTTAA
- a CDS encoding PepSY-associated TM helix domain-containing protein, whose product MISLKKAIKKIHLWLGLASGIVVFIVCVTGCLWVFNKEINSAFLPDMSVQNSGHLLPPSRLKTIAEAYCPGAEAVNVQYNKGKSAQLTLMKEKERTQLFVNPYTGAVIYRKGNSFDFFRFILNGHRTLWLPKDIGHMIVNYGVMIFVITLLSGLVLWWPKSRKGLRNGTRFMWKKSTGSTKRLFDLHNVLGFYACIVLLAIGMTGMVWGLEWWSKGTYWLTTGGEKLPDWGVAQSDTLKTGTKMTPEKAVDYVFFKLLPEYPEAEGFQFGYASPEEASSSIYAAVYPDVDKYYNRDVFSFDRYSLKEIPQKGPYVGKYADAGFGDKLRRMNYDIHVGAIWGLPGKVIVFFAALIGTSLPVTGFLLWWRRTQKKKKR is encoded by the coding sequence ATGATTAGTTTAAAGAAAGCAATAAAGAAGATACATTTATGGTTGGGATTAGCTTCCGGAATCGTAGTGTTTATTGTCTGTGTAACAGGTTGTCTATGGGTGTTTAATAAAGAAATAAACAGTGCATTTCTTCCCGATATGTCTGTTCAGAATTCGGGACACCTGCTTCCTCCTTCCAGATTAAAGACTATTGCTGAGGCTTATTGCCCGGGGGCGGAAGCTGTGAATGTACAATACAATAAGGGCAAATCAGCTCAACTAACTTTAATGAAGGAAAAAGAAAGAACGCAGCTTTTTGTTAATCCTTATACAGGTGCTGTGATATATAGAAAGGGGAATTCCTTTGACTTTTTCCGTTTTATTTTGAATGGACATCGCACTCTTTGGCTACCAAAGGATATAGGACATATGATTGTTAACTACGGAGTGATGATCTTCGTTATCACTCTATTATCAGGCTTGGTACTTTGGTGGCCTAAAAGCCGGAAAGGATTACGTAACGGAACTAGATTTATGTGGAAAAAGTCTACAGGGAGTACTAAGCGCCTGTTTGACTTACATAATGTTCTGGGTTTTTATGCCTGCATTGTATTATTGGCTATTGGAATGACAGGTATGGTTTGGGGATTGGAATGGTGGTCGAAAGGAACATATTGGCTAACAACCGGAGGCGAGAAACTGCCGGATTGGGGAGTTGCTCAGTCGGATACCCTTAAAACAGGAACAAAAATGACTCCGGAGAAAGCTGTTGATTATGTTTTCTTTAAATTATTGCCTGAATATCCTGAAGCCGAAGGTTTTCAATTTGGTTATGCCAGCCCAGAAGAGGCATCTTCTTCCATATATGCTGCTGTTTATCCTGACGTAGATAAATATTATAACCGTGATGTTTTTTCATTCGACCGTTACTCCTTGAAGGAAATTCCTCAAAAAGGTCCTTATGTGGGTAAGTATGCTGATGCTGGTTTTGGAGATAAGCTTCGAAGAATGAATTATGATATCCATGTTGGAGCTATATGGGGATTACCCGGAAAAGTTATTGTATTTTTTGCTGCCTTGATAGGGACTTCATTACCGGTTACAGGTTTTCTGTTGTGGTGGAGACGTACACAAAAGAAAAAGAAACGTTGA
- a CDS encoding peptidase U32 family protein, with amino-acid sequence MNHQLKDFEIMAPAGSRESLAAAIQAGADSIYFGIENLNMRAHSANTFTINDLKEIAQICNEHNMKSYLTINTIIYDNDIPLMRSIIDAAKEAGISAIIAADVAVMTYARSIDQEVHLSTQLNISNAEALKFYAQFADVVVLARELNLKQVRAIYDKIKEDNICGPSGEELRIEMFCHGALCMAVSGKCYLSLHEMNSSANRGACMQICRRAYEVKDKDTGLELEVDNEYIMSPKDLKTIHFMDEMIEAGVRVFKIEGRARGPEYVRTVVDCYKQAIQSCLDGTFTNEKVEAWDNRLKTVFNRGFWNGYYLGQKLGEWSKNYGSEATERKVYVGKAVKYFSNINVAEFMLEAGELKLGDKLLVTGPTTGALFTTLEEARVDLKPVEVVHKREHFSMKFAEKIRPNDKLYKIISAEELKKSRTKE; translated from the coding sequence ATGAATCACCAGTTAAAAGATTTTGAAATTATGGCGCCTGCGGGTTCTCGCGAATCTTTAGCCGCCGCAATTCAGGCAGGAGCAGATTCAATTTACTTCGGTATAGAGAATCTCAACATGCGTGCCCACTCAGCAAACACCTTCACTATAAATGACTTGAAAGAGATTGCTCAGATATGTAATGAGCATAATATGAAGAGTTATCTGACTATAAATACAATTATTTACGATAACGATATTCCTTTGATGCGTAGCATTATCGATGCTGCAAAAGAAGCCGGAATTTCTGCAATTATTGCCGCAGATGTTGCAGTGATGACTTACGCCCGGTCTATTGATCAGGAAGTGCATCTTTCTACTCAGCTTAATATTTCGAATGCTGAAGCCTTGAAATTCTATGCACAGTTTGCAGATGTTGTGGTACTTGCCCGCGAACTGAACCTGAAGCAGGTTCGTGCAATTTACGATAAGATAAAAGAAGATAATATTTGCGGACCAAGCGGAGAAGAACTCCGTATTGAGATGTTTTGCCACGGTGCGCTTTGTATGGCTGTGTCGGGTAAATGCTATCTTTCTTTGCATGAAATGAATTCATCGGCTAATCGTGGAGCTTGTATGCAGATATGTCGTAGAGCTTATGAGGTGAAAGATAAGGATACCGGCCTTGAACTGGAAGTGGACAACGAATATATAATGTCTCCGAAGGATTTGAAAACTATTCATTTCATGGATGAAATGATAGAAGCGGGCGTAAGAGTGTTCAAGATTGAAGGACGAGCACGCGGACCTGAGTATGTTCGTACTGTTGTTGATTGTTATAAGCAGGCTATTCAGTCTTGTCTGGATGGAACATTTACCAACGAAAAAGTTGAGGCCTGGGATAATCGTCTGAAGACTGTCTTTAATCGTGGATTCTGGAACGGATATTATCTGGGACAAAAGCTAGGAGAGTGGAGTAAAAACTACGGATCGGAAGCTACAGAACGTAAAGTTTATGTAGGTAAGGCCGTGAAATACTTCAGCAATATCAATGTGGCCGAATTTATGCTGGAAGCAGGCGAACTGAAACTGGGAGACAAACTGTTGGTTACCGGTCCCACTACCGGAGCCCTCTTTACAACGCTAGAAGAAGCGCGGGTTGATTTGAAGCCTGTAGAGGTGGTTCATAAAAGAGAGCACTTCTCTATGAAATTTGCCGAGAAGATTCGTCCAAACGATAAGCTATATAAAATAATCTCCGCCGAGGAGTTAAAGAAATCTCGTACAAAAGAATGA
- a CDS encoding acyl-CoA thioesterase gives MNKYIFELNMKVRDYECDMQGIVNNAIYQHYLEHTRHEFITTLGINFAELHGQGLDPVVARISIAYKTPLHSGEEFVSKLYIEKEGVKYVFYQDIFRLSDGKPSIKSKVELVCLTNGRLGHSELFDKAFEPYFAK, from the coding sequence ATGAATAAATATATTTTTGAACTGAACATGAAAGTGCGCGACTATGAATGTGATATGCAGGGAATAGTCAACAATGCTATCTATCAGCATTATCTGGAACATACACGCCACGAATTTATAACCACACTCGGCATTAACTTTGCCGAATTACACGGACAAGGACTCGATCCTGTAGTTGCACGGATCTCTATTGCTTATAAAACTCCATTGCATAGCGGGGAAGAATTTGTTTCCAAGCTTTATATTGAGAAAGAAGGGGTGAAGTATGTTTTCTATCAGGACATCTTTCGTTTATCTGATGGAAAGCCATCCATCAAATCAAAAGTAGAGTTGGTGTGCCTTACCAATGGACGATTAGGACATAGTGAACTTTTTGATAAAGCATTCGAACCTTACTTCGCCAAATGA